The region GATAAAATAAAAAACACTCTCCGCTTTGTTGTTACGGGAGTGCTTATTGTGGTATTACTTTTTCAATTTCATCTCGTGTGACTTGAATTGTTTCCCAATCGGCCGGTGAAGACCCAATATCAACCAAGAATAACTCCTGATCGCCAAATACTTCAACTACCGCGCCTTCGCGTCCATCTTTTAAAATGACATGATCAAACTCTTTAATCATTATTGCCCTTCACTTCCTTGATATAAGTCGATGTCATCCTCGTTGTATTTTCATTCACTATCCACCCAACAATTACATTGGCCGGCCTTCTGTTTTTTCCATAAAGAATCATTTTTTGCTCATATAGTTCTCCAAAATTATTCTTGCCTTTCTGAGTAGCCGGGTAAATCGCCGCACGTTTTATTATTTCCTGCTGCAGTTCCTTCCAATTATCCGCATTATATCCTAATCTGCTAGTGAAGGCAACGCCTTTTGCCCATCCTTTTTTATTGTCAGGGTTAAACAGATATTTTGTGAATTTCTCGTCTGCGGCAGTTGCATTTTCAGCATTTGGAAGCTTTAATTCGGGATTCGAAATCAATCGATTTCTCCTGCTATAATCCAATTTTACCAAACTCCAGGCTTCACTATCACCATATTTCAAATTCTGAAATGACTCAAAGGATTTCGGAGCATCGTCTCCGAGCACCTCCTTGTACCGCTCATATTGTTTATAATCGGCTACCTTATTCAGGATTTGCTTATCCAGCGCTACAATCCGATCTTGACTGTGTTTCTCTTCGATATTTTTCCTCCACTGTTCATAACTCATATCAGCCGGCACAAGATACGTTTTCCCAGTCACCGGATCCCGGGCCCGGCGCTGGATGTTCTGCAGCGTCTCGGGGCCAAAATATGCCCGCGTCGTGCTGCGGCAATACGGATGCAGCGGCGGCATATTCTTGCCCGGTACAGCGTCTTTGACGTTATACACCTTCCGGTCATGCGCCCGGCACTGGGGAGAGGTCCGAAGATCGAGCGTCGCAACGAAAATATATTTTTCAATTTCAGCTTCCTTGTAACTTTCTATCTCCGCTGCGTTGGCCATATATGTTGTTTCAGTGCGGACCAACCGAGCCGCGGCGTGCTTGCCTACGTTGAAGCGTTCTTCAATCTCTTGAATCATCTTTCGTACCCCGATGCCACTCATAAATCCTGCCGTGATAACTTGATTCAACTGCCTGGCCAGTTCATCCGTATTGCTCCAAATCCGGCTGCTGAAATGTTCGCCGGACCATGGATTTTTCAGGATCGTTTCAACGGTTTGTATAGGCATGGTAGCGAATTCGAACCCGACGCCGAGACCGCGCTGAATATCAAACATCGTCCGATAGTAGGCTTCATTGATCGTGCCGATGTACCCTTCCGTACTGGCCCGGATCTCGGCATCCGCAATGATTTTACATTGGAGATAAATTTGCTCCTTGAGTGCCTGCAGCCGCGTGATCCTGGCCCGATATGCCGGGGCGTTCAATCTATTCAGCAGCTGCCGTCGGTTTTTTGGATCCTCGATTTCAGCTATTTTTGCTTTGATTTCTTCCCATTCGCTCCGATTCATCGGCTCATTGAGTAGCCGCCTGGCCTCCTCAGGCGTCATTTGTCCGTCTTTGGCAAAGCGGTTGAAAATCCGCACGATCTCGTCCTGTATATCCCGGATCGCCTTGTCATAGGCCCGTGTGATCGTTCGGATCGTTGCCTCGGCCTCCCGCTGATACGACGCCATCCGCTGCCTGGCCCGACGCTCCCAATACTCATTCGATGGCGTCCTCATCGGCATTCACGTCCTCATTCATCGGTACGCCAAATGCGGCTTGATTTCGCTTAATATCATCTTCTTTTTCAGCATTAACCGCATCAACTTCGGCTTGCGGGTCATGCACAAAAGAGAGTTGCGATATGAGTGTTGGTGTGGAGACCATTCCATTCAGCGTCGCGATCATCTGCGCGGTTTCCAAGTCGTTCGCCGGAAGATTCCGCGTCATCGTTATCGTTACGTCCGATACATCGACGGCTTTGCCTTTCACTTTCAGCACATTGGCAAACAGTTTCAGCCGCTCACGCAAGCCTTGAATGAAGTACCGCTCTTTAATCTTGGCTAATTGTTCCAATCCGAGGAGCTTATACTTCATGGCCACGCCAGATGCATTCGCGGCAAAGTTCTCATCCGTGAGATTTGGCACCATCGCAAATTGATGAATGTCGTCTCGGATGGCATTCCGAAGCACTTCAGTGTCACTCTCATTCAGGCTTTTAACTAGCCATTCCGCATCGGCGTCCTGACCAGGTGGAAGTTCAAGCACTTTATATTTTTTAAGCATTTGAATGACTTGGCTCGCTTGCTCTTCATCATCCCCCAATACGACACCTTTCAATTCCTCCGCGTTTACCCAATTGCGCTGTGACTTCGTCGGATTAAAGCTGTAAAA is a window of Geobacillus kaustophilus DNA encoding:
- a CDS encoding minor capsid protein, which codes for MRTPSNEYWERRARQRMASYQREAEATIRTITRAYDKAIRDIQDEIVRIFNRFAKDGQMTPEEARRLLNEPMNRSEWEEIKAKIAEIEDPKNRRQLLNRLNAPAYRARITRLQALKEQIYLQCKIIADAEIRASTEGYIGTINEAYYRTMFDIQRGLGVGFEFATMPIQTVETILKNPWSGEHFSSRIWSNTDELARQLNQVITAGFMSGIGVRKMIQEIEERFNVGKHAAARLVRTETTYMANAAEIESYKEAEIEKYIFVATLDLRTSPQCRAHDRKVYNVKDAVPGKNMPPLHPYCRSTTRAYFGPETLQNIQRRARDPVTGKTYLVPADMSYEQWRKNIEEKHSQDRIVALDKQILNKVADYKQYERYKEVLGDDAPKSFESFQNLKYGDSEAWSLVKLDYSRRNRLISNPELKLPNAENATAADEKFTKYLFNPDNKKGWAKGVAFTSRLGYNADNWKELQQEIIKRAAIYPATQKGKNNFGELYEQKMILYGKNRRPANVIVGWIVNENTTRMTSTYIKEVKGNND
- a CDS encoding phage terminase large subunit, whose protein sequence is MTKIELTDLIAPSFYEVHHALKEERYTHYWLKGGRGSTKSSFISIEIILGMMCDPNANAVALRKVKENLRESVFEQLLWAIEVLGVSHLWHDSVSPMSLTYLPTSQKIIFRGADKPKKVKSSKLRRGYIKYVWYEEVDEFLPEDIRTINQTFLRGGPKFVVFYSFNPTKSQRNWVNAEELKGVVLGDDEEQASQVIQMLKKYKVLELPPGQDADAEWLVKSLNESDTEVLRNAIRDDIHQFAMVPNLTDENFAANASGVAMKYKLLGLEQLAKIKERYFIQGLRERLKLFANVLKVKGKAVDVSDVTITMTRNLPANDLETAQMIATLNGMVSTPTLISQLSFVHDPQAEVDAVNAEKEDDIKRNQAAFGVPMNEDVNADEDAIE